GCCGGGCTGTTGTCTTCTTCTGGGCCGGGCCGCCCCCCCCCCCCCCCCCCCCCCCCGAAGGGGAGCCCCAGGACGGGGCGACTCAGCTGGTCTTGGCAAAGGCCGTGGGAGGCATTCCTCCCTTGGCTGTTAGACCTTGAGCTCGCGGCGGGCTTCCATGTCGAAGAGCTTGCGCTCCTTCTTCTCGTGGATGCCCAGAGCCTCGCGCTTCTGGTTGATGTGGCCGATCATCAGCTGCGCCATCTTGTAGGGATCGGGCTCCACCGCCCACTTGCCCCCGACGTCGTTCTCCAAACCGCCGAACAGATAGTCAGCGAACTTCGTGCCCGGCACGTGGGGGAGGGTGACGCCGAAGACGGTAAACACACCGCTCGTCACGAAATAGTGCCCAATCGAGATGGCCTTCTCGCTCATCCACTCCGGCGCTGCCCCTGCCACGGGCAAGTCGCTGATGTCATCCCCCAATCCGCCCGTCTTGACCATCTCCGAGAGCGCCACCAGGATGCGGCTGTTGTCCACGCAGGAACCGGAGTGCAGCACCGGCGGCATACCCACGGCCTCGCACACTTCCGCCAGCCCTGGCCCGCAGTACTCCTTCGCCGCCTCCGGCCGCATCAAGCCCACTTTTGCCAGGGAGATCGCCGAGCAGCCCGTCTGGACCACCAGGACGTCGTTCTTGAGGAGCTCCTTGACGAGCTCGACGTGGACCCAGTCGTGCTTGACGCGGGGGTTCGTGCACCCCACCACCCCGGCCACCCCCCGAATGCGCCCATTGATGATGTTCTCGTTCAAGGGAGTGTAGCTCGCCCGAAAGCTCCCGCCCAGCATGTAGTTGATCGTCTCATGTGAAAAGCCACCAATGAGCTGGTTCTTGACGTCGGGGATCTGCACCTTGCTCGGGTTTCTGTTCTTGTAGTTCTGGATCGCCGTCGCCATCAGCTCCACCCCGACCTTGCGCGCGTCGTGGTCGCCGTGGAACTCGATGTGCTGGGCCCCCTCGATCTTGCATCGATAGTTCGTGGTGATGAACTTCGTGTGATAGCACTTGGCGAGCTTAGCCAAGCCCGCCTGAATGCACTGGACGTCAACCATCATCGCGTCCACCGCCCCCGTGAGGATGGCCGGGTCGCACTGCATGAAGTTTCCGGCGTGGGGAATGCCCCGACGGATCAACTGCTCGTTGCCGGAGCAGCACATGCCGACCAGGTTGATGCCCTTAGCCCCTTGTCCTTTCGCCTGGGCGACCAGCTCCGGGTCCTCGGCGAGTTGCACCATCATGTCGAGCAACTGCGGCTCGTGGCCGTGCACGATCACGTTGACTTCGTCCGCCTTGAGGGTGCCCAGGTCGATCTCGGCCGGCACGGGTCGCGGGGTACCGAACATGATGTCGGAGAGCTCGGTGGAGATCATGGAGCCGCCCCAGCCGTCCCCCAGGGAGCAGCGGGTTGCGCCGAGCATCACGTTCATGTACTCCTGGTCCACACCCATGTGGGTGCGGTGCATCATCTCCACCACCTCGCGGTCCACCCCGCGCGGCAGGACGCCCAGCTCCTTCCACTTCTCGAAGCGCTTCTTCGGTGCCCGCTCCAACAACTTCACATACCCGTGCTGCTGGCCGAACTGGGCCAGGCAGGCTTCCCCCAACTCGACCGCCACGTCCTGGACGCTACGGTCCTGGGTCGCCACGCCCATGTCCTTGGCGAAGGCGAGGAGCTTGCCTTCTTCCTTGATCTCGAAGTCCGGGTTCTCCCCCTTGGCTACGGTCAAAAAGAGCTCGGCCATCTCCCGGCCGTGGTCGGAATGGGCCGCAGTGCCGGCCGCCACCATCCGGGCAAACCCCCGGGCTTGAAAGGTGTCGATGTTGGCCCCGCACACGCCAACCTTTTCGTAGGGCGCCTTGCTGGAGAGTCGGCAGGGCCCCATCGAGCAGTGCTTGCAGCACGCGTTCTGAGCGCCAATGGGACAAGGGGCCAGGGCGTCGGCACGGTCAAAGGAGGTCTCGACTCCCTCGGCACGCGCCTTGGTGAGCATCTGGGCCGTCGACTCGCAAATGGTGATGTCCTGGATCTCGCGAAGCTTTGCCATGATCGGTGTCCTCCCTTGCAGTGTTCGCAGCGGCACTGGGTCATCACGTCTTTGACGATGCGTCCCCGCTCCCTTCCCTCACGGCT
This DNA window, taken from Thermodesulfobacteriota bacterium, encodes the following:
- the cooS gene encoding anaerobic carbon-monoxide dehydrogenase catalytic subunit — its product is MAKLREIQDITICESTAQMLTKARAEGVETSFDRADALAPCPIGAQNACCKHCSMGPCRLSSKAPYEKVGVCGANIDTFQARGFARMVAAGTAAHSDHGREMAELFLTVAKGENPDFEIKEEGKLLAFAKDMGVATQDRSVQDVAVELGEACLAQFGQQHGYVKLLERAPKKRFEKWKELGVLPRGVDREVVEMMHRTHMGVDQEYMNVMLGATRCSLGDGWGGSMISTELSDIMFGTPRPVPAEIDLGTLKADEVNVIVHGHEPQLLDMMVQLAEDPELVAQAKGQGAKGINLVGMCCSGNEQLIRRGIPHAGNFMQCDPAILTGAVDAMMVDVQCIQAGLAKLAKCYHTKFITTNYRCKIEGAQHIEFHGDHDARKVGVELMATAIQNYKNRNPSKVQIPDVKNQLIGGFSHETINYMLGGSFRASYTPLNENIINGRIRGVAGVVGCTNPRVKHDWVHVELVKELLKNDVLVVQTGCSAISLAKVGLMRPEAAKEYCGPGLAEVCEAVGMPPVLHSGSCVDNSRILVALSEMVKTGGLGDDISDLPVAGAAPEWMSEKAISIGHYFVTSGVFTVFGVTLPHVPGTKFADYLFGGLENDVGGKWAVEPDPYKMAQLMIGHINQKREALGIHEKKERKLFDMEARRELKV